In Helianthus annuus cultivar XRQ/B chromosome 9, HanXRQr2.0-SUNRISE, whole genome shotgun sequence, the following are encoded in one genomic region:
- the LOC110875975 gene encoding uncharacterized protein LOC110875975 — MTSDLAMQAAFILITILMFMWMQKIPQNLLTKFRYRNRSSYDAKRHFITGAQLLAKSRSTKDHASSVRLAKSAADEADKSISLDPNDAASHILKALALDAQGLISAAVESLDVALSPLTAKSLSYAERGDALLKRAEIKVKGSKRGRVDSAIEDLVESVKLKGDNPKAYWLLGECYEKKTMKDEAVDAYERALRIDHECVAARDALNRLGSTQSQ, encoded by the coding sequence ATGACAAGTGATCTAGCGATGCAAGCTGCTTTCATTTTGATTACGATCTTGATGTTCATGTGGATGCAAAAAATACCTCAAAACCTGCTCACCAAATTCCGTTACAGAAACCGATCAAGCTACGACGCCAAGCGTCACTTCATCACCGGCGCTCAACTCTTAGCTAAATCCAGATCTACAAAAGACCACGCGTCCTCTGTTAGACTGGCCAAATCAGCCGCCGATGAAGCCGACAAATCGATCTCGCTTGATCCAAACGACGCCGCATCTCACATACTCAAAGCACTGGCTCTGGATGCGCAAGGTTTGATCTCAGCGGCGGTGGAGTCGCTGGACGTGGCGTTGTCGCCGCTGACGGCGAAGTCGCTGAGCTACGCCGAGAGAGGAGACGCTCTGTTGAAAAGAGCAGAGATCAAGGTCAAGGGGAGCAAGAGAGGCCGAGTCGACTCAGCGATCGAAGACCTGGTGGAATCGGTCAAACTCAAAGGGGATAATCCAAAGGCGTATTGGTTGCTGGGAGAGTGTTACGAGAAGAAAACAATGAAAGATGAAGCGGTTGATGCGTATGAGCGTGCGCTTAGGATTGACCATGAATGTGTTGCGGCTCGGGATGCGTTGAACCGCTTGGGTTCAACCCAATCCCAATGA